From a region of the Lactuca sativa cultivar Salinas chromosome 4, Lsat_Salinas_v11, whole genome shotgun sequence genome:
- the LOC128133517 gene encoding uncharacterized protein LOC128133517 has product MERRFESDRHTIMPPNSFVSHALEEGQDWRAFMAGIATYPNFMVAWWDVDTVLLPIHSSPNHWLFGELRLASMEVHIYDSLGRGAYEKFKSEGIFSKFERRVANYLDKIKYWARRNIPRIPLNMQFNYEENVPQQSSHLGDCGVFVCMFMEQFVSGQPIRVLIDPKNAALEFRQRMSNFFWGSSLGPM; this is encoded by the exons atggagagacggtttgagagcgaccgacatacaataatgcctccaaattcttttgtttctcatgctttggaagaaggacaagactggagggcgtttatggctggtattgctacgtaccccaacttcatggttgcttggtgggatgttgatacg gtcttattgccgattcattcatcccctaatcattggctatttggggaactacgattagcgtcaatggaagtgcatatttatgacagtcttggtagaggggcttatgaaaaattcaaatctgaaggaatcttttccaaatttgaacgccgggtggcaaattatttggacaagattaagtattgggcccggaggaacatcccaaggattccattgaatatgcaattcaattatgaagaaaatgttccccaacaaagtagtcatttgggagattgcggtgtttttgtttgtatgtttatggagcaattCGTTTCAGGTCAACCAATACGTGTTCTTATTGACCCAAAGAACGCAGCTTTAGAGTTCCGTCAACGGATGTCAAATTTTTTTTGGGGGTCTAGTCTTGGTCCtatgtag
- the LOC111911804 gene encoding LRR receptor-like serine/threonine-protein kinase GSO1 translates to MGGVTITITTTTTNTLIFLFVFLQLSLTKASSNDSFWLLKIQSQFIDPMGVFNNWNSSLNICTWNGVQCSQDQTRVVGINLSNSGLSGTISPDFSRLFSLQKLDLSVNSLTGLIPRELSELQELQELLLFSNYLSGYIPNEFNLLKKLQVLRIGDNLLTGEIIESIGELSELRVLGLAYCQFNGSIPSQIGNLKHLKSLQLQTNNLGGKIPEEIDGCEELEDFAASNNKLEGGITSSIGQLRSLKILNLANNTLSGSIPDLSNLSTLKYLNFHGNRLTGEIPPEILWLPELQNLDLSTNNLSGNITRFDFENGNLEALVLSSNSFTGGFPEKLCSGESNLRHVFISGNRLSGDFPFPVLNCSSLEVLDISGNNFGNEIPSGVENLKNLTDLLLNNNSFSGSLPHEIGNLSNLVNLYLFGNMITGEIPIEIGKLQKLSVLYLYDNQMSGNIPIELTNCSMLSEIDFFGNHFTGQIPGTIGKLKNLVFLQLRQNDLSGRVPLSLGYCRKLQTLSLGDNKFSGSLSNTFGYLSELSLLSLYNNSFEGPLPETISLLKNLTIVNISHNRFSGSISPLVASDLLLLFDLTNNSFSGFIPSELARSKNLTRIRLAHNLLNGTIPMEFGQLSDLNFLDLSFNSFTGEIPPELSNCKKISHFLVSNNQLTGLVPPWLGMFEELGELDLSSNDFNGTLPKGVGMCSRLLKLSVDQNRLSGGIPEEIGNLTGLNVLKLQRNNLSGEIPRTLGECKKLFELRLSENSFSGSIPPELGTLTELQVILDLSNNLLTGEIPVSLASLVKLERLNLSFNKLHGQVPESLGRLTSLHALNLSNNHLQGDIPSTFSRFPSSSFMANDNLCGPPLISCAESKRQQKKQLSNTAAAGIVVAIVFTATLICLYLLYLMLRIWCKWKQASISNADNRGGVIDGMPVKEEKWVYEDRPIRSNECWDLNKMTLLPCSHSKKDVSMASCIFQDSMSRENSMRSLV, encoded by the coding sequence ATGGGTGGCGTTACCATTACCATTACCACTACCACTACCAATACATTAATCTTTCTGTTTGTGTTCCTACAACTTTCACTCACAAAAGCTTCTTCAAATGATTCTTTCTGGCTTCTCAAAATTCAATCACAATTCATCGATCCAATGGGAGTTTTCAACAATTGGAATTCATCATTGAATATATGCACATGGAATGGAGTGCAATGTTCACAAGATCAAACACGTGTTGTGGGCATAAATCTTTCAAACTCAGGACTCTCGGGAACAATCTCTCCCGATTTTTCCCGACTTTTTTCACTTCAAAAACTCGATCTTTCCGTGAATTCACTCACAGGGTTAATCCCTCGAGAGCTTAGTGAGCTTCAAGAACTTCAAGAACTACTTCTGTTCTCAAATTATCTTTCTGGTTACATTCCTAATGAATTCAATCTCTTGAAGAAGCTTCAAGTTCTTCGAATAGGAGATAATTTGTTAACAGGAGAAATTATAGAAAGTATTGGGGAGTTAAGTGAGTTAAGAGTATTAGGTCTTGCTTATTGTCAGTTTAATGGAAGCATTCCTTCACAAATCGGGAATTTGAAGCATTTAAAATCTCTTCAGTTACAGACAAATAATCTTGGTGGAAAGATTCCGGAAGAGATCGATGGGTGTGAAGAACTCGAAGATTTTGCAGCATCAAACAACAAGCTTGAAGGTGGAATTACTTCTTCAATTGGACAACTTCGGTCCCTCAAAATCTTGAATTTAGCAAACAACACCCTCTCGGGCTCCATTCCGGATTTATCTAACCTTTCCACCTTGAAATACTTGAACTTTCATGGAAACCGGTTGACCGGTGAAATCCCACCGGAGATACTCTGGCTTCCGGAGCTCCAGAATCTTGATCTTTCAACTAACAATCTTTCAGGAAACATTACCcgttttgattttgaaaatggTAACCTCGAAGCTTTAGTTTTGTCGAGCAATTCGTTCACCGGTGGGTTCCCGGAGAAACTTTGCTCCGGGGAATCGAATTTGCGCCATGTGTTTATCTCCGGGAACCGTCTCTCCGGCGACTTCCCGTTTCCGGTGCTGAACTGTTCTTCACTGGAAGTGTTGGACATTTCTGGTAATAACTTCGGGAACGAAATACCATCTGGAGTGGAGAATCTAAAGAATCTCACTGATCTTTTACTCAACAATAATAGTTTTTCCGGTAGTTTACCTCATGAAATCGGAAACTTGAGTAATTTGGTGAATCTTTATCTGTTTGGGAACATGATTACAGGTGAAATCCCGATTGAAATAGGAAAGTTACAGAAGTTGAGTGTATTGTATCTTTACGATAATCAGATGTCGGGAAATATTCCAATCGAGTTAACGAATTGCTCGATGTTAAGTGAAATTGATTTTTTCGGGAATCATTTTACGGGTCAGATTCCGGGTACAATTGGGAAGCTCAAGAATCTTGTTTTTCTTCAGTTGAGGCAAAATGATTTATCGGGTCGGGTTCCATTAAGTTTGGGATATTGCagaaagcttcaaactttatcgTTGGGTGATAACAAGTTTTCAGGATCGCTTTCAAACACATTTGGGTATCTTTCAGAGCTTTCGCTTCTTAGTCTTTATAATAATTCTTTCGAAGGTCCTCTTCCTGAAACAATCTCTCTCTTGAAAAATCTCACCATTGTTAATATTTCTCACAATCGATTCTCGGGTTCGATTTCGCCTCTTGTGGCGTCcgatttgttgttgttgttcgatTTGACGAATAATAGTTTCTCCGGTTTTATTCCTTCTGAATTAGCGAGGTCAAAGAATCTTACGCGAATACGACTTGCTCATAATCTTCTAAATGGTACAATTCCTATGGAGTTTGGTCAACTTAGCGActtgaactttcttgatctttcATTTAATAGTTTCACAGGAGAGATACCACCGGAACTTTCAAACTGTAAAAAGATCAGCCATTTTCTTGTCAGCAACAACCAACTTACGGGTTTGGTTCCACCATGGTTAGGAATGTTTGAAGAACTTGGAGAGCTGGATCTTTCAAGCAACGATTTCAATGGAACATTGCCGAAAGGAGTGGGAATGTGTTCAAGATTACTCAAGCTTTCGGTCGATCAGAACAGGCTTTCCGGTGGGATACCAGAAGAGATTGGGAATCTAACTGGTTTAAATGTTCTGAAGCTTCAAAGAAACAATCTCTCTGGGGAAATTCCTCGAACACTTGGTGAGTGTAAGAAACTGTTCGAGCTTAGACTATCGGAGAATTCGTTCTCAGGTTCTATACCACCTGAGCTTGGCACTCTGACTGAACTACAAGTGATTCTGGATTTGAGCAATAATCTTCTCACGGGTGAAATCCCAGTTTCTCTTGCGAGTCTTGTTAAGTTAGAAAGGTTGAATTTGTCATTCAATAAACTGCATGGACAAGTTCCGGAATCTTTAGGAAGATTAACGAGCCTCCATGCCCTTAATCTCTCGAACAATCACCTCCAAGGAGATATTCCATCAACTTTTTCAAGATTCCCATCAAGTTCTTTCATGGCCAACGACAACCTGTGTGGCCCACCACTAATTTCATGCGCGGAATCAAAGCGACAACAGAAAAAGCAGCTCTCGAATACCGCAGCTGCTGGAATCGTAGTGGCCATTGTTTTCACGGCAACCTTGATATGCTTGTATCTGCTTTATCTGATGCTTCGCATATGGTGCAAATGGAAGCAAGCTTCAATTTCAAACGCTGATAATCGCGGCGGGGTGATTGATGGGATGCCGGTAAAGGAGGAGAAATGGGTGTACGAAGATCGACCGATAAGGAGTAATGAGTGCTGGGACTTGAACAAGATGACATTGCTGCCATGTTCGCATTCGAAGAAAGATGTTTCAATGGCAAGCTGTATTTTTCAGGATAGCATGAGTAGAGAAAACTCCATGAGATCATtggtttag